A region from the Peromyscus maniculatus bairdii isolate BWxNUB_F1_BW_parent chromosome 5, HU_Pman_BW_mat_3.1, whole genome shotgun sequence genome encodes:
- the Abt1 gene encoding activator of basal transcription 1 — MKAAELVEQPQAPMEGESQGEAELNAEAAEEQEEPEEAACNSSSKKKKKKVVPGIVYLGHVPPRFRPLHVRNLLSAYGEVGRVFFQAEDRFVRRKKKAAAAAGGKKAAKYSKDYTEGWVEFRDKRVAKRVAASLHNTPMGARRRSPFRYDLWNLKYLHRFTWSHLSEHLAFERQVRRQRLRAEVAQAKRETDFYLQSVERGKRFLAADGDATRPNSSWTFAQRPTEQELRARKAARPGGRERARLANAQDQARSNRGLLARIFGAPPPAESKEES, encoded by the exons ATGAAGGCCGCGGAGTTGGTGGAGCAGCCCCAGGCGCCGATGGAGGGAGAGTCGCAGGGAGAGGCAGAGCTGAATGCAGAGGCGgcggaggagcaggaggagcccGAGGAAGCGGCttgcaacagcagcagcaagaagaagaagaagaaggtagtGCCGGGTATCGTGTACCTGGGACACGTCCCGCCGCGATTCCGGCCTCTGCACGTACGCAACCTGCTCAGCGCCTACGGTGAAGTGGGACGCGTTTTCTTCCAGGCCGAGG ACCGCTTTGTGAGACGCAAAAAGAAGGCAGCAGCGGCCGCGGGAGGAAAAAAGGCAGCTAAATACAGCAAGGACTATACAGAAGGCTGGGTGGAATTCCGTGACAAGCGCGTAGCCAAGCGAGTGGCAGCCAGTCTACATAACACGCCCATGGGTGCCCGCAGGCGCAGTCCCTTCCGTTATGACCTGTGGAACCTCAAG TATTTGCATCGTTTCACTTGGTCCCACCTCAGCGAACACCTTGCCTTTGAGCGCCAGGTACGCAGGCAGCGCCTAAGAGCAGAGGTCGCCCAAGCAAAGCGAGAGACTGACTTCTATCTTCAAAGTGTAGAACGCGGAAAGCGCTTCCTTGCAGCTGATGGGGATGCGACTCGCCCGAATAGCTCCTGGACCTTTGCTCAGCGTCCCActgagcaggagctgagagcccgGAAGGCAGCGCGGCCAGGAGGGCGGGAACGAGCTCGGCTGGCGAATGCCCAGGACCAGGCCCGATCCAACAGGGGGCTCCTTGCCAGGATCTTTGGAGCCCCTCCGCCCGCCGAGAGCAAGGAAGAATCATAA
- the LOC121829693 gene encoding uncharacterized protein LOC121829693, producing the protein MTADMRPTGAVSLSPPDDAYPTSRSEIREGTKVAYDVDPVCCSAAWGWDHSVKTNEMMAWLVSEGYGRGSRPRSALWPRFGQSPALPGHGRQGARSSASGSPALPSGQDGAQDDPEDLSFPHWT; encoded by the exons ATGACGGCGGATATGAGACCCACAGGAGCCGTAAGTCTGTCGCCACCCGATGACGCATATCCTACGAGCCGATCTGAGATCAGGGAGGGGACAAAGGTGGCCTATGACGTAGATCCTGTGTGCTGCTCTGCGGCGTGGGGTTGGGACCACTCCGTGAAGACCAATGAAATGATGGCGTG GTTGGTGAGCGAAGGGTACGGACGCGGTAGCCGCCCGCGCTCAGCTCTCTGGCCACGCTTCGGTCAGAGCCCCGCGCTGCCTGGGCACGGCCGCCAGGGGGCGCGGTCCTCCGCCAGCGGGTCGCCCGCGCTGCCAAGTGGCCAGG ACGGAGCCCAGGACGACCCTGAGGATTTAAGTTTCCCTCACTGGACATAA